One genomic segment of Tubulanus polymorphus chromosome 4, tnTubPoly1.2, whole genome shotgun sequence includes these proteins:
- the LOC141903362 gene encoding uncharacterized protein LOC141903362, whose amino-acid sequence MVANRLSGTERSPNVVKLFQAITDTRFKEVQRLLVNYGVPINCRNEEGDGVLTVALFIDDDAKRSKLFQYLLRRGANSCFVNKENGMCVLSWACSLGRISEVQQIFDNALGNIDLRSPDETGKTPLHHATMSGDVDVVHLVLDHMKKYHLPVDVPDKDGLTPYLYARRLGFNHIADMLNKRGNAAKKQFDSMTFRTGTFWQEEGQKRREIDVYNQQKDWERWARILGRLPSMQRHVKMARKLPPLIQITDESSLKSGEIVNNNSARTPSLSPVNESIASRSTFRSSQKLNFGRLNGRIQAMSPLLANSNNALSSRSLLFNGDSASETENSKSFGATMQLLAEMKGEHVQNFVGSVSVLDDADGVKGQDAGLNPGTNLTAMMDVLSQQSTKAFRQTTKKPPTPPPPVVKSKKKRSKLSSLAIIMGRIGTPRKFKPVRRGKQSAQNSKKPSTTPTNLRRKRNAGSKLSVL is encoded by the coding sequence ATGGTGGCTAACAGACTCTCGGGGACTGAGCGATCGCCGAACGTCGTGAAACTTTTCCAGGCTATAACCGACACCCGATTTAAAGAAGTGCAACGACTTCTCGTCAATTACGGCGTTCCGATTAACTGCAGGAACGAAGAAGGCGACGGTGTTTTGACGGTGGCTTTGTTCATCGACGACGACGCGAAACGTtcgaaattatttcaatatttacttCGTCGAGGTGCGAATAGCTGTTTCGTAAATAAAGAAAACGGAATGTGCGTTTTGTCGTGGGCTTGTAGTTTGGGAAGAATTTCCGAAGTGCAACAGATTTTCGACAACGCGCTCGGGAATATTGATTTACGAAGTCCCGACGAAACTGGTAAGACGCCGTTGCATCACGCGACCATGTCCGGTGACGTTGATGTGGTTCATTTAGTATTGGACCACATGAAGAAATATCACCTGCCCGTCGACGTACCCGATAAAGATGGCTTGACTCCGTATCTCTACGCCAGAAGATTAGGTTTCAATCATATCGCGGACATGTTGAATAAGCGAGGAAATGCGGCTAAGAAACAGTTCGACAGTATGACTTTCCGTACGGGAACATTTTGGCAAGAAGAAGGGCAGAAACGAAGAGAAATTGACGTGTATAATCAACAAAAGGATTGGGAAAGATGGGCACGGATACTAGGCCGATTACCGTCGATGCAAAGACACGTAAAGATGGCTCGAAAACTACCACCATTAATTCAAATTACGGACGAAAGTTCTTTGAAATCGGGTGAGATAGTAAACAATAATAGCGCCAGAACTCCATCACTGTCACCGGTAAATGAGTCCATCGCATCGAGATCGACTTTTCGGAGTTCGCAGAAGCTGAATTTTGGACGATTGAACGGTAGAATTCAAGCGATGAGTCCTCTTTTAGCGAATTCTAATAACGCGCTATCGTCAAGATCTCTGTTGTTTAATGGCGATTCAGCTTCGGAAACCGAAAATAGTAAATCATTCGGTGCGACGATGCAATTGCTCGCCGAAATGAAGGGTGAACACGTACAGAATTTTGTTGGTAGTGTTTCAGTGCTCGACGACGCTGACGGTGTAAAAGGGCAGGATGCAGGATTGAATCCCGGAACAAATTTGACGGCCATGATGGACGTGCTTTCTCAACAGTCGACGAAAGCTTTTAGACAGACGACGAAGAAGCCGCCGACACCGCCACCACCTGTGGTTAAATCGAAGAAAAAGAGATCCAAACTTTCATCTTTAGCGATCATAATGGGTCGAATAGGCACGCCTCGTAAGTTTAAACCTGTGCGCAGAGGCAAACAGTCGGCGCAAAATTCTAAAAAGCCCTCAACAACCCCAACAAATCTGAGGCGTAAAAGAAACGCAGGGAGCAAGTTAAGCGTTCTTTAG